In a single window of the Apium graveolens cultivar Ventura unplaced genomic scaffold, ASM990537v1 ctg8747, whole genome shotgun sequence genome:
- the LOC141705289 gene encoding uncharacterized protein LOC141705289, protein MDLNPRFERRLRISECTSNAMRVPHAFCEKYGHRIPSTVRVLVCNGYELWVDFDKVSEKFRGLGDFFHEFGMKSGNTLVFQYGGDFDVKVCILDIYGSEIQYPPMVHNLQTCAPSNVSIFEGGWSFVRYLGWGGKVCDSVVSFNFHINTFLNNNCYIVFYVNLVFVYVVCSI, encoded by the exons ATGGATTTGAATCCTAGATTTGAGAGGCGCTTAAGAATCTCTGAGTGCACATCTAATGCAATG CGTGTTCCTCATGCATTTTGTGAGAAATATGGTCACCGTATTCCCAGCACCGTTAGGGTTCTTGTGTGCAATGGTTATGAGTTATGGGTTGATTTTGATAAAGTGTCAGAGAAATTCAGGGGCTTGGGTGATTTTTTTCATGAATTTGGGATGAAATCGGGTAACACCTTGGTCTTTCAATATGGAGGTGATTTTGATGTGAAAGTTTGTATACTTGATATATATGGTTCTGAGATTCAATATCCTCCTATGGTCCATAATCTGCAAACTTGTGCTCCATCGAATG TTTCAATTTTTGAAGGTGGTTGGAGTTTTGTTCGCTATCTTGGTTGGGGCGGTAAAGTTTGTGATTCAGTTGTAAGTTTTAATTTTCATATTAACACTTTTTTGAACAATAATTGTTATATTGTTTTTTATGTTAATTTAGTTTTTGTTTATGTAGTATGTTCCATATGA
- the LOC141705287 gene encoding uncharacterized protein LOC141705287 has protein sequence MGVDYYKILQIDRSANDDDLKKAYLKLGLMEFDDSKFKILSDAFDVLSDPQKRAVYDLELNGDEEGLIAQVPSLGDGSDKYRSNHRSSYGIGLKGQVPPRGVGSDEPNMYRSNRRSPYGIGLKSQVPAQSVGLDWPNMYRFNRWSPYGIGSKGQVPPRGASSDRPNIYSSSGRSTYGVFQEFFGSSWSFGGMEDDMGDFSGSLPKQKEAAIERTLPCSLEDLYFGTTKKMKISRNVADDGTGRPARKEEILMIEIKPGWKKGTKITFSEKGDQKPGVIPSDLVFIIDEKPHSVFKRVGQDLIATQKISLTEASAGYIAHLDTLDGRSLMLAFGSGVSPPYEEVIKGEGMPFSKEPTRKGNLIIKFDIEEAEAALDLPDVEAF, from the exons ATGGGTGTGGATTACTACAAAATTCTTCAAATCGATCGAAGCGCTAACGATGATGATCTTAAAAAGGCTTATCTTAAGCTTGGTTTGATGGAGTTTGATGACTCTAAATTCAAAATTCTTTCTGATGCTTTTGAC GTTTTGAGTGATCCCCAGAAGAGAGCTGTTTATGACCTTGAACTTAATGGTGATGAGGAAGGGTTAATAGCTCAGGTACCATCTCTAGGTGATGGTTCTGATAAGTACAGGTCTAATCATCGTAGTTCTTATGGTATAGGATTAAAAGGTCAGGTGCCACCACGAGGTGTTGGTTCCGATGAGCCTAATATGTACAGGTCTAATCGTCGTAGTCCTTATGGTATAGGGTTAAAAAGTCAGGTGCCAGCACAAAGTGTTGGTTTAGATTGGCCTAATATGTACAGGTTTAATCGTTGGAGTCCTTATGGTATAGGTTCAAAAGGTCAGGTGCCACCACGAGGTGCTAGTTCTGATAGGCCTAATATATACTCGTCTAGTGGTCGTAGTACTTATGGTGTCTTCCAAGAGTTCTTTGGATCTTCATGGTCGTTTGGAGGAATGGAGGACGACATGGGTGATTTCTCTGGGAGTCTGCCAAAGCAAAAAGAGGCAGCGATAGAGAGGACATTGCCTTGTAGTCTTGAGGATTTGTACTTTGGAACTACTAAGAAGATGAAGATATCAAGGAATGTCGCTGATGATGGTACCGG GAGACCAGCCAGAAAGGAGGAGATCCTTATGATTGAGATCAAGCCCGGTTGGAAGAAGGGGACAAAAATTACTTTTTCAGAGAAAGGGGACCAAAAACCTGGTGTTATACCCTCCGATCTTGTTTTCATAATTGATGAAAAGCCTCATAGCGTCTTCAAGAGGGTTGGACAAGATCTCATTGCCACTCAAAAGATCTCTTTGACAGAAGCATCGGCAGGTTACATTGCACATCTTGATACCCTTGACGGCCGTAGTTTAATGCTAGCGTTTGGTTCCGGTGTCAGTCCACCCTATGAAGAAGTTATTAAAGGAGAAGGAATGCCTTTCTCTAAGGAACCTACTAGAAAAGGCAACTTGATAATCAAGTTTGACATTGAGGAAGCAGAGGCAGCTTTAGACCTTCCGGATGTGGAGGCCTTCTAA
- the LOC141705288 gene encoding uncharacterized protein LOC141705288 — translation MLLSIAEKKTAKEGWEAIKVMCQGADRVKKARVQTFKAEFETLRMNDGEQLDDFYMKLNGLVSTIRALGEEIHESYVVKKLLRAVPSKFLQIASIIEQFGDLEKMTVEETVGSLQSHEERLKGQNETTGSKLLLTEEEWSRREKNDTKLLLTREDWLKRTGNTDGTNNWRGGRGFKGTSRDKSTVRCFNCNMSGHYAVDCRRPR, via the coding sequence ATGTTATTATCCATCGCTGAAAAGAAAACAGCCAAAGAGGGGTGGGAAGCCATTAAAGTCATGTGCCAGGGAGCTGATCGTGTAAAGAAGGCCAGAGTGCAGACATTTAAGGCGGAGTTCGAGACTTTACGGATGAATGATGGTGAGCAACTTGATGACTTTTATATGAAGCTTAATGGTCTGGTGTCTACCATTCGAGCTTTAGGAGAGGAAATACACGAATCATATGTTGTTAAGAAATTGCTTCGAGCGGTTCCGTCCAAATTTCTCCAAATAGCTTCAATAATCGAGCAGTTTGGAGATTTAGAGAAAATGACAGTTGAAGAGACCGTTGGTTCACTTCAATCTCATGAGGAAAGATTGAAAGGGCAGAATGAGACAACAGGGAGTAAGTTACTTTTGACAGAGGAGGAGTGGTCCAGGCGTGAGAAAAATGACACTAAACTTTTACTCACACGGGAGGACTGGCTGAAGCGTACAGGCAACACAGATGGGACTAACAATTGGCGAGGTGGTCGTGGTTTCAAAGGCACGAGCCGAGACAAAAGCACTGTGAGGTGTTTCAATTGTAATATGTCGGGGCATTATGCTGTAGATTGCAGGAGGCCTCGTTGA